The nucleotide sequence CGTCGCCCTCCCCGTAGCAATTCACCGTCACCGTGCCCGCCCGAATATCGCGCGCCGCGCGTATGGCGCGACGGCCATGGGCGGTAAAGACCGACGCCGCCAGCCCGTATTCCGTATCATTGGCCACGGCAATCGCCTCGTCGTAAGACGCCACTTCAATCACGCTCAGCACGGGGCCAAAGATCTCCTCCCGCGCCTTTGGGTCGTCCTTGCCGACCTCAAGCACACTCGGGGTCACGTAAGGCCCCTTGCCCTTGTCACCCAAATAGCCGCGCACCTTCTTGCAGTGCCCCGCATCAATCAGCGCCCCGATATGGGTGCCGGGGTCCAGCGGGTCGCCGACCTTCCAATCCCTGATCCGCGCCTCGATCTTCTCCAACAACGCGCCCTTCACCGCCGAATGCACAATCAGCCGCGACACCGCCGAACAATTCTGCCCCGCGTTCCAGAACGCGCCGTTGACCACATGTTCGGCCACGTGGTCCAGGTTCTCCGCATCCTCCAAAACCACACAAGGGTTCTTGCCGCCGCATTCCAGCACCACCTTCTTGAGGTTGCTTTCTGCCGCGTATGTCAGGAACAGCCGCCCAGTTTCCGTAGAGCCGGTGAAAGACACCATGTCCACGCCCATATGCCGCCCCAGCGGCTCGCCCACGCTCGGCCCATCGCCGGGCAAAACCTGCAAAACCCCACGCGGCACGCCCGCCTCCGCCGCCAGTTCAGCCACGCGCAACGCCGTCAACGAGGTTTGCTCCGCCGGCTTCACAATCACCGAACAGCCCGCCGCAAGCGCAGGCCCAATCTTCCACGCCAGCATCAGCAGCGGGAAGTTCCACGGCAGCACGGCGGCCACAACCCCCACAGGCTCCCGCACAATCATGCTAATCGCGTCGTCCCCGGCAGGCCCCGTCTTGTCGTATATCTTGTCGGCGGCCTCCGCATGCCACTTGATGCAATGGATGCTCTCAGGGATGTCGATCAGCTCGCAATCGCGAATGGGCTTGCCGCTATCCAAGCTCTCCATCACCGCCAATTCCCGCCGGTTGCGGGTGATCAGTTTGCACAGCCGGATCAGAACGTCCTTGCGCTCCGACGGGTGCATCTTCGCCCAATGCCCTTGGTCAAATGCCTCCCGCGCTTTCCCAACTGCCAGATCAACATCATCCGAGGAGGCCGTCGAAATCTCCACCCAAGCCTCCCCCGTCACAGGGTTCACCGAGCCCATCGCAGGCCCCCGCCCGCGCTGGTACTTGCCGTCAATGAAGGGCGTGCGCGGCGGGTCCATGTCGGCCGCAATCGCGCGGTATTCGGCCTCTGTCAGCAGATCGCTCATATCTTCACCCCTGTAATGCCTGAAATGGTGGTGTTCATGGTGCGGATCACCTCCGCCAGCTGCCGCTTGTCGTCCTTGTTCAGCGGCTGCAGCGGCTTGCGCGGCGGCCCCGCGTCAATGCCGCGCAAGGTCAGCCCATGTTTGATGCATTGCACAAACTTGCCGCCCTGCTCCAACACGCTCATCAACGGCAGCATCGCCGACATGATGGCGCGGCCCTTGGTAAAGTCGCCCTCAACGGCGCAGGCCTGGTACAGCGCGATATGCGCTTCCGGGGCAAAGTTGGACCCCGCACAGACCCATGACCGCGCGCCCCACGCGAAGAATTCCAGCGCCTGGTCATCCATGCCGCAGGACAGCGCGATATGAGGATAGTCCCGCGCCAGCATGTGCACGCGGTTGATGTCGCCGGAGCTTTCCTTGATTGCGCAGAAATTCGGGCTGCGCCCCAGCCGGTCCAGACAGTCCTCGTCCATATTGACCGACATGCGGCCCGGGTAGTTGTACAGCATCACCGGCAGGTTTGCGGCGCGGTCAATCGCCAAGGCATGCAACGCAATCTCGCGCCCCGTCGGGTAAGCATAAGGCGGCGTCGCGACCAGCAGGGCGTCGGCGCCATGTGCCACAGCCTGACGCGCATATTCCACAGAATCCTCCGTTCGGATCGCCCCGGTCCCCACGATCATCGGCACGCGGCCCGCGATCAGGTCGCGGCACATGCCCATCATCGCCACACGTTCTTCCATCGTCTGCGCATAGTATTCGCCGGTCGACCCCGCCACGATGATCCCATGCACGCCTGCGCCAACCAAATGGTCGACTGTCTGCGCCAAGGCCGCCTCATTAACCGTGAAGTCGTCGAAATACGGCGTCACGATGGGCGTATAAATCCCCTCAAACTGCATTGCGATTCTCTTTCAGTGATATGACGTCCAGGGGCAGCGGGTCGGGGCGCACGAAGCGCTCCATGCGGTCCTTGGACAGGTCCCAATGTTGGAGGGTCAGGTCGATCATCAACGCGCCTTCGCGCGCCTCCAGCGCCGAAATCATCGCGTCATGCTGTTCCCGCGCTTTGACGACCAGCATGGATTCCGCCGGCGAAGCGGGGCGGTAAAACGTCTGGCTCAGCCGCGCATGGTCCACCAGCATCCGCGTCAGCGACGCCATCAGATACGGGTTGCGCGCCATCTCCCCAATGATCTCGTGAAAGCGGTGGTTCAGCATCGCGGCGTTAGAGGCATCGGCGCGCACAAAGCGCTGCTGCACCTCTTTCAGATCATCCAGCTGGGCACCCGTCCGGTTTTCTGCGGCCAGCCTTGCGATATTGGCATAGACCATTGGTGCGGTCTGAAAGAAGGTCCGCAACACCTCCAGATCCATGGAGGCCACCTTGGCCCCGCGATTGTCCTGCGTCTCGATCAGCCCGGCACCGGCCAAACGCTGCAAGACCTCCCGCAAAGGCGTGCGTGAAATGCCGTATTGCGACACCAATGTTGCTTCATCCAGATCGGACCCCGGTGCCATGTCCAGCGTCATGATCCGCATGCGCAGATCGTTCAGGCAGTCTTGTTTTGCGGTCGATGCCATTTGCGTCCCCGATTCGATTGCATACAATTTGTATACATCATTGAGAACACGCTATCCCGTTTGCGACAAATGCCGCTACCGAAGGACTGAATCCGCCAGCAATCGCACCACCGTCGCTTGGTTCAGATACCCAGTCTTTTGCAATTTCCGCGCATCCTGATAGCGCCGGATCGACCGCCGGGTTTTATCATCAAACACACCGTCAACCGGTCCGGGCTTCAGCCCCAGCCGCATCAGCCGATCCTCAACCAGCCGCCGCGTGCCGCCACTCAAACCAAGCCGTTCCTCATTGCGTTTCGCCGCCTCCAAGGCGGCCGCGTTCTTGGTCGCAAAGTCCAGCTCCGCCACCCGCGCATTGGCCTGCGCCACGAACGCACCTTCGGGATTGGCCTGCAAATAGCCCTGATAGGCCGCAATCGTGTCGACCGAGGTTGCCGCATCCCAATCCGCGCGGTCCTGCTCCGCCGCAGCTGCGCGCCGCGCTTCCTCAAACGGGGCCAGCCGCACCGTGGCAATCTCCGCAAAAACACCATCAGGGTAGCGCTCAAGATAGGACCGCAACCCAACTTCGTCGCCTAGCGCGCCGGTTTCCCGCCAATAGGCGCGGTCCTGCCGCTCCAGCTCGATCCGGCGCCGCTCGGCCTCAGCTTCCAACTCGGCAGATCGCCGCTCCGCCTGCGCCTCCAACTGCGACATCATCGACGCCGTGACAAAACCCGTTGGTTCCAGCCCGTTTACGGTCTGAAACTTGGTAATCGCCGCGCGGGAGCCTTTGCCAAAAATCCCGTCGATCCCCTTTGGGTCGTAATCGAGCAGCGTCAGCGAGCGCTGAATCTCTCGCCGCGCATCCCGCGTCAGGCCCAATGCTTTCTCATTCGCCTCGGCCCGCAAGCCCGGTTCCGCCTTGATCCGCGCAATTTCTGCCCGTGCCTCTTCAACGAACAAACCCTCGGGGTATTTGTTCAGATACCCTTCAAAGCCGAACTCAGTGTTGATCGACTTGGTCGCGTCCCAGAACGCCTTTTCCGAAGCATCTGGGTCAACAACCTCGGCCGCTTCCGGTCCACCAACAAACGGGATCAACGGCGCCAGGAACCCGCTCAATTCAAGATCAGGAAACGCCGACGCCGATCCCACGACGCTTTCCCCCGCACTCAACAACTCGCTTCCAAGATACGCGCCAATGTCCTCTGCCGAGCCGGCCACGACTGTCACGCCTTGCGCCGCGTCCGGGGCCACAATGCCCGCCGCAAGCCCAGATCCCAGCGCAAACTCCCGCTCCTCGGTGCCCAAAAGCAGGACTGCCTGCCCCGGCGCTTTCGCGGCGACCCCCATCAACGCGTCCAGCGACACGCCTTGCGCTCCGGCGCTCAGCAGGTCCGGCCTGTCCGCATCCGTGCCAAACACCCAGGATCCGATCGCTGTGCCCGCGAAATGCCCAGAAACCGCGACGATCACCCGCCCCGATCCGTCGGCCTTTGCCTGTGCCTGCCCGACCAAGGACCGCAGGTCTGCGGCAGTCACGTCTTCCCCCTCAATCACCTCGAACCCCGCCGCTTCCAGCGCGGGGATGGCGTCCAGCAGGTCCTCGGCGGCGCGGATGTCGCGGCCGTTGTCGTAATTTTCGTTGGCAATCAGCAGGGCCACGTCCCCCGCCCAAACCGGGGAGGACACGGCCATCAGGGCCGCAACTGTAAGGGTGCGCATAGTGGAGCTCCTTTTGAAGGCGTCAGCCTCAATCGTAGCTGCGCTTGTCCTCAATCAACACCCCGTCTTGTGGCAAGGTCCCAATCGGCATGATTTCGACCGCCCCGCGCAGCTTCAAAACGGCCTGAACGCTGTCGGCATAGTCCGCGCCCTCTGGCGCCTCGATCTGCACCGTCATCGCATCCGCGTCGCCGTTTCGTGTGGCAATCACCCGCGCGCGGGCAATCTCGTCGTGGCGCTTCACCAGCTCGGCCACCTGCTCAGGGCGCACGAACATGCCTTTGATCTTGGTGGTCTGGTCGGCGCGGCCCATCCAGCCTTTGATGCGCTTGCCGGTCCGCCCGCAAGGCGAGGTGCCGGACATAAACGCGCTCATGTCGCCGGTGGCAAAGCGGATCAGCGGGTAGTCCGGGTTCAGCGAGGTCACCACCACCTCACCCACTTCGCCTTCGGCCACGGGGTCACCCGTCCCCGGGGTCACGATCTCGACGATCACGCCCTCGTCCAGGATCATGCCTTCCATGGCGTCGCTTTCAAATGCGATATGCCCCAGATCGGCGGTGCCGTAGCATTGCAGGCAGGAAATCCCGCGGTCGGCGTAGGCCTGCCGCAATGCCGGGAACAACGCCCCGCCGGACACGCAGGCCTTTGTGAAGGCCAACGAGACCCCCATCTCGTCGGCCTTATCCAAAATCACCTTCAGGTAATCGGGCGTTCCCGCATATGCGGTGCACCCGATGTCCAACGCCGCCCGCACCTGCAGTTCGGTCTGCCCGGTGCCAGCGGGCAAAACCTTCGCGCCTACGGCCCGGGCGCCGTTCTCAAACATCATGCCGGCCGGCGTCAAATGATAGCCAAAGCAGTTGTGCACCACATCAGACGAATTCACGCCCGCGGCATGCAGGAACCGGCCGAACCGCCACCAGTCGTGGCCCACGCCGCCGGGTTCATAAATCGGGCCGGGGGATTGGAAGACATGGTCGTACTCGCCCATGATCACGCCCCCAAACGGGGGCTGCGCCGCCTGCCACTCGCTCAACGTTGATTTGCGCAGGACCGGGAACTGCGTCAGGTCGGCGACCGAATGCACCTCGCCTTGCGGAAAACACGATCCCATCCCGTCTTGAACCCGCTTCACCTGGCGCTGCAATTGCGCCAGCTGGTCCGCGTCTCTCGCGTCCGCGCTGCGGGTCTCTAATTCGTCGAAATAGCTCATAGTGGCCTCAGTTTCATCTTGGCAAAAATATGCAAATCCGGCCTAGCTCAACCAGCGCTTGCGCCGCCGATAAGAGCGCACGTCGCGGAACGATTTTCGTCCTTCTTCCGACACGCCCAGGTAGAATTCTTTTACGTCCGGGTTCTCGCGCAGCTCGGCGGCGGGGCCGTCCATCACCACGCGTCCCGATTCCAGAATGTAGCCGTAATGCGCAAAGCGCAGCGCCACGTTGGTGTTCTGTTCGGCCAGCAGGAAGGACACGCCTTCCTTCTCGTTCAGGTCTTTGACGATGCCGAAAATCTCTTCCACCAGCTGCGGGGCCAGGCCCATCGACGGCTCATCCAGCAAAATGGTTTCAGGCCGGGACATCAGCGCACGGCCAATCGCGCACATCTGCTGCTCCCCGCCCGATGTGTATCCGGCCTGCGAGGTCCGGCGTTCCTTCAACCGGGGGAAGTAGGAATACACTTTCTCCAGATCAGATGACACCGCGCCGCGCCCGTCGCCGCGGGTGTAGGCGCCGGTCATCAGGTTTTCCTCGATGGTCAGGTGCTCAAAGCAATGCCGCCCCTCCATCACCTGAATAACGCCCTTTTTCACCATGTCGGCAGGGTCCAACCCAGCGACGCCATCCCCGCGATAAGAGATCGACCCTTTGGTCACCTCTCCCCGTTCCGAATGCAGCAGGTTCGACACGGCCTTCAACGTGGTCGTCTTGCCCGCACCGTTCCCGCCCAGAAGCGCGGTGATCCCGCCCTCGGCCACTTTCAGCGAAACCCCCTTCAGCACCAATATGACGTGATTGTAGATCACCTCGATATTGTTGACCTCCAGCAGCGTCTTTGCGGCGTCATTGTCTTGTTTTACTGCGGCTTCCATGATGCAGCCTCCCTTAATATGCGTTCGCCAAAGCGTAGAGCTCGGCGGATGTCATGAAATCAACGGGCGCGGTTTTGCCCAGTTTCACCCCGGAATCGAAAAGTGCGGTCGTGACGCAGGCGTCAAACGTTCCAACGGTTTCGCCCAATGGGCAGATGTCCTCGACGGGTAGCTCGGCGATCACGCCTTGCACCTCCCAGTTCGAATTTTTTTCGGCAAAGCTCAACGTCTCAATGATAGAGTCCCGCAACACCTCGTCCGACAGCGTGTAAAGAGACCGCTCAGCGTACCCGATCAAGCTGTCTTTCACCTTGCCTTCCGGCACTTTCAACGAGCCGTTCACCACGATTGTCGCCCTAATCTTCACCGCCCGCCCGGTGTCGCGCACCAATAGGGTGCGTGCGGTTTCCACCTCGCGCAGGAAGATCTGGTCGCGCAGCCCGCCATCGACGTAAAGCGTGCCATCTATGTTGCGCGGCGGGAAAACGCCCGGTATCGCGGCGGAGGCCAACATGACCTCGGCCATGCAATTGCGCCTTTGCGTCAGCGGCAGGTCTGACGCCGCCATCTCTCCCAAATCAAACACCGTGGCCCGGGTCGTATCCAGATCAACGGCCATCACCAACAGGCGCGCGCCGCTCTCATGCTGCTTGGCCACGTCTGCAATCATGCCGTCGGTCAGTAGGGTTTTCAGCGTCTTTTCCAGCGGGGCCGGGTCGAAGAATGAAGACGAATTCCCAAGGGCGAACACCGGCCTGCCTTTGAACACGCCCTTCTTGCTGAGCCCGCGAAACACGTCCAATGCGGCATCATGCCGGTTGCCGGAAAACGCGACGGGGGCCAGCATGCCGCCCGCGCTGACACCGGTGACAAGATCAAATTTGGGGCGCGGCGTTTTTGGGTTTTGCGACCAGCCGCGCAAGAACCCTGCGCCGAACGATCCGTATTGCCCGCCCGCCGACAGCGACAACACGTCAATGACAATTGGCTTGCGCGATGTCCGCGTCGCGGCGGCGGGGCGCAGCTCTGCACCCACCGATTGGCGCAAGGCGTCAGCCATGCTTGGGGCGACCTCATCCGCGCTCATTGCCATGATTGGCAGCCGCGTTGTGGTTGTCGGGTCAAAATCGGATTGCGCAACAGTCGCAGCATTGGCGCCGGTGATCGCGCTGCACATCAGCCCGTCCCCTCTGTCCAATGTGCAGGCCCCAGCCGAAAACAAAGCCGCGAGAAGCACCGATATTTTGGAAACGAGTGTCATCGCGCGCGTTTGAAACCTTTGGGGAGTTGCGAGGTAAAAGTAGGTGCCAGCCGCCGCGTCCGAGATGGGCGGCGGCTGGCAGTGTCGTTTAGCAGCCTGCTGTGATGCCGCTTTCAGCAGCAAATGCAGCGGAGTCTTCTTCAACCAGCGCGCCGATGACCTCTTGGTCGGACGCTTCATATCCGGTGATCAGGTTCCACTCGCCTGCAGCTGCATCCCACTGCGCCACGGCACCAAGACCGTTGCCGCCGTGGTTTTCGCAGGAGACTTTGAACTCAGGGCCGAAGTTTGGCAGGCCAAGGGCTTCCATTTTGGCCTCTGTGATTTCCAGCGCTTCCATCCCGTTGCGCATTTCTGCTGGGGTGATTTCCGCGTTGCCGGAAAGCTCCTGTGCGGTTTTAGCGGCCTCAGCTGCCAGCATCGCCGCGTACATGCCACGGTTGTAAAGCGCCGTGCCAATCTGGTCGCCAGCACCAGCCGCCTTGCCTGCGTCGACCACATATTTCTGCAGGTCGGCAAACAGCGGGTAGTCCTTGCCCAGGTTGTGGAAGGTCAACGCCTTGTAGCCGTTGGCGCCGTCGCCAGCGGGCAGCACGTCATTTTCCGAGCCGGACCACCAGATGCCAATGAAGTTCTCCATGTTATAGCGGATGTTCGCCGCTTCCTGGATCGCCACCTGGTTCATCACGCCCCAGCCCCACATGAACACGTAGTCCGGGCGTTGCTGGCGGATCTGCAGCCATTGCGATTTCTGCTCCTGGCCGGGGTGGTCCACTGGCACCAGCATCAGCTCGTAGCCGTGCTTCTTGGACAGCTCTTCCAAGGTGCGGATCGGCTCCTTGCCGTAGGCGGAGTTGTGGTAAACCAGCGCGATCTTCTTGCCCGACACGTCGCCGCCGTTCAGGCTCAGCACGTGGTTCACCGCGTGTGATGCGCCGTCCCAGTAGTTGGCCGGGTAGTTGAAGATGTTGCTGAACACTGCGCCGTTCTTGGCAGATGTCCGGCCGTAGCCCATCGAGTGCACAGGGATGCCGTCAGCCGTGGCTTTCGGGATCAGCTGGTAGGTGATGCCGGTCGACAGCGGTTGGTACACCAACGCGCCTTCGCCTTTGGTGGCCTCGTAGCATTCAACGCCCTTTTCGGTGTTGTAGCCGGTTTCGCATTCGATGACCCGGGCGGGGACGCCGCCGATGCCGCCGTCGCGTTCGTTCAGCAGGGTGAAGTAGTCCTCATACCCATCCGCAAACGGGATGCCGTTCGCAGCATAGGGCCCGGTCCGGTAAGACAGCGACGGG is from uncultured Litoreibacter sp. and encodes:
- a CDS encoding GntR family transcriptional regulator, which gives rise to MASTAKQDCLNDLRMRIMTLDMAPGSDLDEATLVSQYGISRTPLREVLQRLAGAGLIETQDNRGAKVASMDLEVLRTFFQTAPMVYANIARLAAENRTGAQLDDLKEVQQRFVRADASNAAMLNHRFHEIIGEMARNPYLMASLTRMLVDHARLSQTFYRPASPAESMLVVKAREQHDAMISALEAREGALMIDLTLQHWDLSKDRMERFVRPDPLPLDVISLKENRNAV
- a CDS encoding peptidoglycan-binding protein; amino-acid sequence: MRTLTVAALMAVSSPVWAGDVALLIANENYDNGRDIRAAEDLLDAIPALEAAGFEVIEGEDVTAADLRSLVGQAQAKADGSGRVIVAVSGHFAGTAIGSWVFGTDADRPDLLSAGAQGVSLDALMGVAAKAPGQAVLLLGTEEREFALGSGLAAGIVAPDAAQGVTVVAGSAEDIGAYLGSELLSAGESVVGSASAFPDLELSGFLAPLIPFVGGPEAAEVVDPDASEKAFWDATKSINTEFGFEGYLNKYPEGLFVEEARAEIARIKAEPGLRAEANEKALGLTRDARREIQRSLTLLDYDPKGIDGIFGKGSRAAITKFQTVNGLEPTGFVTASMMSQLEAQAERRSAELEAEAERRRIELERQDRAYWRETGALGDEVGLRSYLERYPDGVFAEIATVRLAPFEEARRAAAAEQDRADWDAATSVDTIAAYQGYLQANPEGAFVAQANARVAELDFATKNAAALEAAKRNEERLGLSGGTRRLVEDRLMRLGLKPGPVDGVFDDKTRRSIRRYQDARKLQKTGYLNQATVVRLLADSVLR
- a CDS encoding aldehyde dehydrogenase; this translates as MSDLLTEAEYRAIAADMDPPRTPFIDGKYQRGRGPAMGSVNPVTGEAWVEISTASSDDVDLAVGKAREAFDQGHWAKMHPSERKDVLIRLCKLITRNRRELAVMESLDSGKPIRDCELIDIPESIHCIKWHAEAADKIYDKTGPAGDDAISMIVREPVGVVAAVLPWNFPLLMLAWKIGPALAAGCSVIVKPAEQTSLTALRVAELAAEAGVPRGVLQVLPGDGPSVGEPLGRHMGVDMVSFTGSTETGRLFLTYAAESNLKKVVLECGGKNPCVVLEDAENLDHVAEHVVNGAFWNAGQNCSAVSRLIVHSAVKGALLEKIEARIRDWKVGDPLDPGTHIGALIDAGHCKKVRGYLGDKGKGPYVTPSVLEVGKDDPKAREEIFGPVLSVIEVASYDEAIAVANDTEYGLAASVFTAHGRRAIRAARDIRAGTVTVNCYGEGDAATPFGGYKQSGFGGRDNGVHAHDQYTELKTIWVDLGDPSEGDNVG
- a CDS encoding AMP-binding protein — protein: MSYFDELETRSADARDADQLAQLQRQVKRVQDGMGSCFPQGEVHSVADLTQFPVLRKSTLSEWQAAQPPFGGVIMGEYDHVFQSPGPIYEPGGVGHDWWRFGRFLHAAGVNSSDVVHNCFGYHLTPAGMMFENGARAVGAKVLPAGTGQTELQVRAALDIGCTAYAGTPDYLKVILDKADEMGVSLAFTKACVSGGALFPALRQAYADRGISCLQCYGTADLGHIAFESDAMEGMILDEGVIVEIVTPGTGDPVAEGEVGEVVVTSLNPDYPLIRFATGDMSAFMSGTSPCGRTGKRIKGWMGRADQTTKIKGMFVRPEQVAELVKRHDEIARARVIATRNGDADAMTVQIEAPEGADYADSVQAVLKLRGAVEIMPIGTLPQDGVLIEDKRSYD
- a CDS encoding ABC transporter substrate-binding protein, which encodes MKLLAMATAAVMAASPVMADLVFPSLSYRTGPYAANGIPFADGYEDYFTLLNERDGGIGGVPARVIECETGYNTEKGVECYEATKGEGALVYQPLSTGITYQLIPKATADGIPVHSMGYGRTSAKNGAVFSNIFNYPANYWDGASHAVNHVLSLNGGDVSGKKIALVYHNSAYGKEPIRTLEELSKKHGYELMLVPVDHPGQEQKSQWLQIRQQRPDYVFMWGWGVMNQVAIQEAANIRYNMENFIGIWWSGSENDVLPAGDGANGYKALTFHNLGKDYPLFADLQKYVVDAGKAAGAGDQIGTALYNRGMYAAMLAAEAAKTAQELSGNAEITPAEMRNGMEALEITEAKMEALGLPNFGPEFKVSCENHGGNGLGAVAQWDAAAGEWNLITGYEASDQEVIGALVEEDSAAFAAESGITAGC
- a CDS encoding ABC transporter ATP-binding protein — protein: MEAAVKQDNDAAKTLLEVNNIEVIYNHVILVLKGVSLKVAEGGITALLGGNGAGKTTTLKAVSNLLHSERGEVTKGSISYRGDGVAGLDPADMVKKGVIQVMEGRHCFEHLTIEENLMTGAYTRGDGRGAVSSDLEKVYSYFPRLKERRTSQAGYTSGGEQQMCAIGRALMSRPETILLDEPSMGLAPQLVEEIFGIVKDLNEKEGVSFLLAEQNTNVALRFAHYGYILESGRVVMDGPAAELRENPDVKEFYLGVSEEGRKSFRDVRSYRRRKRWLS
- a CDS encoding dihydrodipicolinate synthase family protein, translating into MQFEGIYTPIVTPYFDDFTVNEAALAQTVDHLVGAGVHGIIVAGSTGEYYAQTMEERVAMMGMCRDLIAGRVPMIVGTGAIRTEDSVEYARQAVAHGADALLVATPPYAYPTGREIALHALAIDRAANLPVMLYNYPGRMSVNMDEDCLDRLGRSPNFCAIKESSGDINRVHMLARDYPHIALSCGMDDQALEFFAWGARSWVCAGSNFAPEAHIALYQACAVEGDFTKGRAIMSAMLPLMSVLEQGGKFVQCIKHGLTLRGIDAGPPRKPLQPLNKDDKRQLAEVIRTMNTTISGITGVKI
- a CDS encoding patatin-like phospholipase family protein, whose translation is MCSAITGANAATVAQSDFDPTTTTRLPIMAMSADEVAPSMADALRQSVGAELRPAAATRTSRKPIVIDVLSLSAGGQYGSFGAGFLRGWSQNPKTPRPKFDLVTGVSAGGMLAPVAFSGNRHDAALDVFRGLSKKGVFKGRPVFALGNSSSFFDPAPLEKTLKTLLTDGMIADVAKQHESGARLLVMAVDLDTTRATVFDLGEMAASDLPLTQRRNCMAEVMLASAAIPGVFPPRNIDGTLYVDGGLRDQIFLREVETARTLLVRDTGRAVKIRATIVVNGSLKVPEGKVKDSLIGYAERSLYTLSDEVLRDSIIETLSFAEKNSNWEVQGVIAELPVEDICPLGETVGTFDACVTTALFDSGVKLGKTAPVDFMTSAELYALANAY